The following is a genomic window from Amycolatopsis sp. BJA-103.
TACACCGTGCGGCGGCTGCCCGAACCGATCGGCTGAAGCAGCTCGCCGAGGAAGGCGCGGTATTCGGCCTTCATCGGCAACTCGCGCTCGACGCGGACGCGGCGGCGGGTCGCGGAGACCTCGATCTCGCGCACCGGGTCGAAACCCGTGCGTTCATAGGTCTCCCAGTACAGCCCGACGCCGCGTCGCTGCCAGGTGGGCACTTCGGCGAAGTTGACGCCTTGCGCGAAGAGCAGTTCGTTCTTCTCGGCGGTACCCGCGCCTTCGATGGCGGCTCCGGCCTCACTCGCCGACTTCCCCGCCTTGCGCAGGATCCAGTAGCACCAGCCGTTGAGCGCGCAGCGGGTCGCGTCCGCCTGACGCCACGAGAAGTAGTCGACGACGTCGTCCGCCGTCGTGCCGAGCCAGACCCGGCCGTCGAAGTGCGCGGGCGTCCCCGCCGCGTGGGTGAACGCGGCCGACGCGACCCCCGCGGAGATCGACACGAGCTTCTCGACACCCCGGCCGAAGAGGTCGGTGGCGGGGTCGAGCAGGATCGAGATCTCGTCGCTTTCCGCGTAGACGTAAGGCGAGGCGAACTCCGCCATCAAGGCGTTCGCGGTCTCGACCATGCACTCGCCGAACCGCGGATCGAACGGCTTCTCGAACCGCGCTTCGGTGAACTTGGAGAATCCCCTGCCGTCGACGCGGAGCACCGTCCAGGAGCCGGGCGGCACCGTCAGACCGTGGAACCACTCGCGTTCCCGTTGCCGCGCTTCGAAACCGCCGGACTCCACGGTCACCCCCGTTCCACGACGAAACCGCCCTCGCCGTCGAAACCGACGGTGTACAGCTCGTCGAAACCGTCCTCGGCGCCAGGTCGCCTGAGGCGTTTGAGCGTCGCATACAGACCGACGTCCGGCACCCGGGTTTTGCCTTGCCGGCGCGCGTTGCGCTCCTGCGAACCGACGAAGTCCGGCGGGAACCAGTACCCGGCGACCTTCGCGCCGTACTTTTTGGCGACCTCGATCAGCGGCACCCACTCTTCGGCCGACGGATTGGTGTTGTCCACGACCACCGAACGACCGCCTTCGAGCGCCTCGGTGAGCATCCGCAGCTGGCGGACCTGCGGACGGCGGGCGTTGGGGAAGGTGTCCTTGCTGACGTGGACGTGCGTGCCCGCGAACTCCCGCCGGAAGAACGTCGTCTTCCCGGACGCCTGGAGCCCGATCAGGATCACCACTTCGGCCACAGTCACAACCTAGCCCGGTACAGGTGGGTCGTGAGTGACGTTTCGGGTTCCATTGAGGAGTAAGGCGAATGTGGCGTTTCTGTCGCTCGCCCGCGCGCTGGCTTTCGCGACGCTTCCGAACCTCCGCCGCCCACGGGGACCGCAGACCCGTGGCGAAGCCACTGTCACGCGAGGTCCTAGCCGACGGGTTAGGTAAGGCAATAGTCAATAAGGTTTGGCTGCATTGACCGAAAAGGTTTCCTCTCGCCGATTCCCGTTCTTCGTGTTTCACTGAAACGGTGACCGATACCGTGTCGACAGCCCATCCTCACGAACCTCATGAGGACCTCGGCGGCAAGCTGAACTGGCTGCGTGCCGGGGTACTCGGCGCGAACGACGGGATCGTGTCGGTGGCGGGCATCGTGGTCGGCGTCGCGGGCGCGACCACCGACTCCACCGCGATCGCGACCGCGGGAATCGCGGGACTGGTCGCGGGCGCGCTTTCCATGGCGGGCGGCGAATACGTCTCGGTGAGCACCCAGCGCGACACCGAACGCGCGCAGTTGCGGCTGGAAAAACGCGAACTGAAAGAGATGCCCGAAGCCGAAGAACGGGAACTCGCGGGAATCTACGAGGCGAAGGGCCTTTCCCCGGAACTCGCCGCCGAAGTCGCCCGCGAACTGACCGAAAAGGACGCGCTGCAAGCGCACGCCGAAGCCGAACTCGGCATCGATCCGGACAATCTGACCAGCCCGTGGCAGGCGGCGTGGGCGTCGCTGGTGGCGTTCACCGTCGGCGCGCTGCTGCCTCTGCTGTCGATCTTGTGGACGTCGACCTCGGCGCGGGTCTGGGCGTGCGCGTCGGCGGTCGTGGTCGGGCTGGTCCTGACCGGTTTCCTCAGCGCGAAACTCGGCGACGCGCACGTCGGCCGCGCGATCGCGAGGAACGTCGGTGTCGGCGCGCTGACGATGGTGGTGACCTACTACGTCGGCGTGCTGTTCGGGACGAGCGTCGCGTAGGGCAGGACTGAAGGGGCCCTTCCCCGCATCTGACGCAGCGAAAGGGCCCCTCACCGCGTCCTATGCGGTGAAGGGCCCCTTCAGCACCTCCGAGGGTCACTCGTCAGCGCGGGCAAAAGAGCGTCTAGTGGACGCCCTTCATCAGCTTGCGGATCATCGGCGTCGCCACCAGAAGGGCCACACCGACCACGATGGCGACCCCGCCGACGATGCTGAAGTACGGCGCTTCGTCGTCCACCGAGTAGTACTCGGCGAGCTTTCCGGACATCGCCGTACCGAGTGAGATGGACAGGAAGTTCAGCGCCACCATCTGCGTCCGGAAGGCCTCCGGCGCGAGTTTGGTCGAAAGCGAAAGACCGACCGGCGAAAGCATCAGTTCCGCCATGGTGAACACGAACAGGATGCCCACCAGCGCGAGCAGCGGGCTGGCGTTCTTGCCGCTGCCGACCATCGGGAGGAACAGCAGGAACGCCAGGCCCATGGTCACCGTGCCGAGCACGAACTTGACCGGCGAGGACGGCTGCCGCGAGCCGAGTTTCGTCCAGATCGCCGCGATCACCGGCGCGAACAGGATGATGAACACCGGGTTGATCGAGTTGACCCACGCCACCGGCATCTCCCAGCCGAAGATGGTGCGGTTCAGCCGTTCGTCGGTGTAGGCCGCGACGACGGTGAACTGTTGCTGGTACAGCGAGAAGAACGCCGCGCTCGCGATGAACATCGGGATGAACGAGTACACCCGGCTGCGTTCCTCGGAGGTGATCTTCTTGCTGCTGATGATCACCACGAAGTAGATCACCGAGATGACCGCGACGGTCCAGACGACGATGTCGACCAGGTTCGCCGGGTTGATCACCCCGAAGACGATCAGGAGCACGATCGCCGCGACACCGGCCGCGGTACCGATGAAGACCAGCGGACGCTGCGACGCGGGCAGCGGGTTGGGGATCTCGCTCGCCTTCTCGCCGAGGTTCTTGCGGCCGATCGTGTACTGGATCAGGCCGAGCGCCATCCCGACCGCGGCGAGCCCGAAGCCGATGTGGAAGCCGAGTTCGCTCTGCGCGAGGCCGGTCAGCAGCGGTCCGACGAAACCACCGATGTTCACGCCCATGTAGAAGATCGTGAAACCACCGTCGCGGCGCTCGTCGTCCTTCGCGTACAGCGTCCCGACGATGGCCGTGGCGTTGGACTTCAGCCCGCCACTGCCGACGGCGACGCAGAAGAGACCCACGGCGATACCGGCCAGCCCGGGCAGGATCGCCAGGCTGATGTGGCCGATCATGATCAGGATCGCGCTGTAGAACAGCGTCCGTTCGGAGCCGAGCACGCGGTCCGCGACCCAGGCGCCGATCACCGCCGACAGGTAGACCATGCCGCCGTACGCGCCGACGATGCCGAGCGCGGAGGCCTTCGGCAGCGCGAGACCGCCCTGACTGACTTCGTAGTAGAGGTAGATGGGGAGGATGCCGAGCATCCCGTAATAGGAGAACCGCTCCCACATCTCGACGCCGAAGAGGTTCGCCAGCCCTCGTGGGTGCCCGAAGAACCTCGTGTCGTGCTGGACCTCGGTAGAGGTACTCACCATGCCGTCCTTATCGAAGACATCGTTGTCGGTTTTCACTTGACATGCTAGAAGCCCAGCATGTGGACGGGACACCGACGTCCGGATGATCTTGTGGCACCCGTCATGAAGAGATGAAATTCGCAGCTCAAAGCGTTAAAATCGAGTCAAGGTGCGCCGGGAAGTCTGGTCGGCAACAGTATTCGTGTCGCCGAAAACCGGAGGATGCCTTGTCCGGCCCCAACCGTCCCGCGAAAGCCGTCGTCGCCGACTTCGCCCGCTATCTCCGCACCGAGACCACCGGCGGGCTGATCCTGCTCGGTGCCACCGCCATCGCCCTGCTCTGGGCGAATTCGCCCATCGACGACGTTTACCGCGCGATCCGCGATTTCCGGCTCGGCCCCGAATTCCTGCACCTGAATCTGACGATCGGCGATTGGGCCAAGGACGGCCTGCTCGCGCTGTTCTTCTTCGTCGCGGGACTCGAACTCAAACGCGAACTCGTGGTCGGCGAACTCTCCCGGTTCAAGCAGGCGATCCTGCCGGTGGTGGCCGCGATCGGCGGCATGATCGTCCCGGCGCTGGTCGCCCTCGCCGTCGGCTGGGGGGCGCCGGGCATCGATCGCGCGTGGGCCATCCCGGTCGCCACGGACATCGCCTTCGCGCTGGGCGTGCTCGCCATCACGGCGTCCAACCTGCCGAGCAGCGCGCGGGTCTTCCTGCTCTCGCTGGCGGTGGTCGACGACCTCGGCGCGATCCTCGTCATCGCGATCCTGTTCACCGCGAAGTTCGACCTCGTCGCCGCGGGTGTCGCCGTCGCCGCTCTCGCGCTGTACGCCTATCTGCAGCACCGCCGCGTCCGCAGCGCCTGGATCTACGTGCCGCTCGCACTGATCACCTGGGTCGCGGTGCACTCGGCGGGCATCCACGCCACCATCGCCGGCGTCGCGCTCGGCCTGCTCACCCGCGTCCGCTCTGACTCCGGCGAGGAGCACGCGCCCGCGATCCGGCTCGAACACCGGCTGCAGCCGTGGTCGGCCGCGGTCGCCGTGCCGTTGTTCGCGCTGTTCGCCGCGGGGATCACCGTGAACGCCGAGTCGCTCGGCGCCGTCTTCACCACGGCGTTGCCGCTGGCCGTCCTGGTCGGGCTGGTCGGCGGGAAGCTCGTCGGGATCTTCGGCGCCAGCCTGCTCGCGGTGAAGTTCAAGCTCGCGGAGAAACCCAGGGGCATGGGCTGGCGGGACATCGGCGCGCTGTCGATGCTCGGCGGCGTCGGGTTCACCGTGAGCCTGCTGATCGCCGACCTCGCGCTCGACGGCGAGTCCGTCGAACTGGCGAAGACGGCGGTCTTGATCGCTTCGGCCATCGCCTCGCTTTCGGCCGCCGCGATGCTCGTGCACCGCAGCCGCGTGCACGCGCGCGAGGATCTCTAGCGCGACACTCGCCGGTCCGCCGCGCCCAGGATGAGGGCACGTGGCACGATGACCGGTGTGAGCAGCCCCAAGCACGAACGCACCGGCCCCGACGGCGTGGGGGCCGTGCCCTACCTCCCCCTGTCGAGCGATGACGACGTGGTAGCGAGCGAGCAGTCCCTCGGGAAACTCGTCGGCGATGCCACACAGCACGTCTCGACGCTGATCCGCGCCGAGGTCGAGCTGGCCAAATCCGAGGTCGTCGCGGAGGCGAAGAAGGGCCTCAAAGGGGCCCTCTTCTTCCTGATCGCGCTGGTCATCGGGCTGTACAGCTCGTTCTTCTTCTTTTTCTTCCTCGGCGAACTGCTGTCGGAGTGGCTGCAGCGCTGGGCGGCGTTCGCGATCGTGTTCGGGTTGATGCTCGTCACGACCATCGCCGCGGGCTTCCTCGGCTACCTGAAGGTGAAGAAGATCAAGGCGCCGGAGCGCACGATCAACAGCTTCAAGGACACCGCCGCCGCGTTCAAGCCGAAGCACGACGCGGACGACGTGCCCGCGGATCGCGGCTGAGAAGTCTTCGAATCGGTGCAGGCGACACCGGACCCGTCGATCGTCCGGATCGACGGTCCGTGGACCCATCGTGACGTCTCGGCTAACGGCATCCGGCTGCACGTCGCCGAACTCGGCGACGGACCGGTGGTCCTGCTGCTGCACGGGTTCGCCGAGTTCTGGTGGACCTGGCACCACCAGCTGACGGCGCTCGCCGACGCCGGTTTCCGCGCGGTCGCGGTGGATCTGCGCGGCTACGGAGACTCGGACAAACCCCCGCGCGGCTACGACGCCTGGACTCTCGCCGGCGACGTCGGCGGGCTGATCAAGTCACTCGGCGCGCGCAAGGCCCATCTCGTCGGACATGCCTGGGGCGGCATGCTCGCGTGGACGGTCGGCGCGCTGCACCCCCGGCTGGTCTCGTCGGTCAGCGTGCTGGGCGGCGCGCATCCGCTGGCGTTGCGCCGGGCCGTCCGGCGGCCGGGACAGCTGCGCGCTTCGGGACATCTGTTCCGCTTCCAGGTGCCGATGGCGCCGGAGAAATGGCTGGTCAAGGACGACGCGCTCGCCGTCGAGGAGCTGTTCCGGAGCTGGTCCGGTCCACAATGGACGGATACTCCGGACTTCGCCGAAACCGTGCGGACGTTCCGGCAGGCGATGCTCGTGCCGGGAGTGCCGCACAGCGCGCTCGAGTACTACCGATGGGCGTTCCGCGCGCAGTTCCGCGGCGAGGGCCGCCGGTTCAGCGAAGCACTGCGAGGCCGCTACGCCGCCCGAGTGCTGCAACTACACGGCGAGGACGACCGGTGCGTCCTGCCCGACACCGCGGCGGCCTCACGCCGCTGGGCCCCGGACGCCCGTCTCGAGCGCTGGCCCGGCATCGGCCACTTCCCGCACCTGGAGGCCCCGGAGCGCACTTCGGCCGCGCTGGTGGACTTCCTCCGTATCTTGGAAGCATGACCGAGCGCAAACCGACGGGCGTGTCGTTCGAGTCCTGGGTGGACCGGCAGGTCAGTGCCGCACAGGCGAAGGGCGACTTCGACGACCTTCCCGGCACGGGGAAACCGCTGCCGAAGACCGACGGCAAGGACACCGCGCTCGCTTGGGTGGTGAACAAGGTCCGCAGCGAAGGGCACGACGTTTCCGCGCTGCTGCCGCCGTCCTTGGCGATCGCCAAGGAACTCGACGACCTGCCGGACACGCTCGCGCGGGTGCGCCGGGAGGCACGGGTGCGGGAGATCGTCGAGGAACTGAACGAACGGATCCGGGCCGAGCACCGGCGTCCGGCGGGCGGGCCGGTGCTGCGGGCACGGCCGCTGGACGTCGAGGAGACTGTGGCTTCTTGGCGCGAGGGCCGCTCTTCGGGCTCCTGAACCGCTTCGCGCGTGCAATGAAGGGGACTTTCATTGCAAAATTTGCAATGAAAGTCCCCTTCATTGCACCCAACGGACAGCTCAGTTGGCGCAGGGACCGGTGGACGTGTTCGCGCTCAGCGCCGGGGCCGTGTCCACCACCGGTTTGACCTGTTCGGACGTCAGCGTGAAGCCGGTCTCCGGATCCTCGACGGCCGCGCCGAAGACGACCCCGATGACCTCGCCCTCGGGATTGATCATCGGCCCGCCCGAGTTCCCGCTGCGGACCTGCCCGCGCACGGTGAACACGTCGCGCTGCACGGTGTTGGACTCGTAGATGTCCGGCCCGCGCAGGTTGATCCGGCCGCGCACTCTGGCGGGCGACGCGGTGTACGGGCCGTCGAGCGGGTAGCCGAGGACGATCGCGTTGTCGCCCGCCCGAGCGACCTTCGGCGTGAACGGGAGCACCGGCGCCTGCAGCCTCGGCACCGCGAGCACGGCCACGTCGGCCTCCGGGTCGAAGTAGACGACCCTGGCCGCGAACTTGCCCGAAGTCGCTTCGATGGCGACCTCGTCGGTACCGGCGACGACGTGCGCGTTCGTCATCACGCGCTGCGGCGCGATGACGAAACCGCTGCCTTCCAGCGCCCGCGAGCACGAAGTCGCGTTGCCGCGGATCTTCACGACGCTGCCGTGCACCTGCTTGACGATCGCGCTCGCCTGCAGCGCGGTGTCCGGCGGGCTGGTGTCCTGGACGTTCGGCTTCTGGAACGGGTCCACAATGGACGGGAAGCCCGACGCGTCCAGCAGTTTGCGCAGTTCGCTCGGGAAACCCTGTGCCGCGTCCGGCATGACGTCGTTGACGCCGCCGAGCACGACGGAGCTGTTGATCGACTTCGCCAGCCCCGGCACTCCCGAGACGGCCGTGAGCGGCGTCGCGATCAGCCAGGCGACCACGAACACCACGGCGGCCTGCACCACCGCGCCGAGCGTCTTGTCGACGCCGGAAAGCTTGTCCGGGTTGATCTTCTGGCGCAGTTTCCGCCCCACCCACACGCCGAGGGTCTCGCCGAGCGCGACCAGGAACACCACGGTCGCCACCGCGAAGGCGACCTTCGCCGCCGGATGCTCGAAGAGTTCGACGACCAGCGGCGCGATCTTGATTCCCGCGAGCGCGCCCAGCACCACCCCGACCAGCGAAGGGAGAGCGATGATCACCCCCTGGAACGCGCCGGACACGCCCGCCAGCAGCGCGAGCAGGATCACCAGTACGTCAACCCAGTTCACCGGCGCCTACTCCTTCTCCGGCACTTGCCGCCCGTCGACCCGCGCCTGATGTTCGGCCAACGCTACGTCAAGGTCCCGGACGTCGCCGTGGTCCCAGTCCCGTTCCCAGCCGCCGAGCGACAACGTCATCGCCAGCAGACCGGCCGTGAAGCCCCAGACGAACAGCCCGCCGACGTCGAACGCGGGCCCCTTCCAGTCGTAACCCTCGCGCCTGACCTGGAATCGGTTGGCCGGGTCGGTCAGTTCGGCGACCGGCACCCGCGCCACCGCCGCCGTCTCGCCGGGATCGACGGCGTGCACCGGGGACGGCGTCCGCCAGTAGGCGAGCACCGGCGTCACGGCGAAGGCGGAAACCGGCACGAACAGTTCGGGGAAGACGGCGACCGGCAGCACGCCGGAAGGCTCGACGCCGGTCTCTTCCTCCGCTTCGCGCAGCGCGGTGCCGACCGGCCCGTCGTCACCGGACTCGGCGCCGCCGCCGGGGAAGGAGACCTGGCCCGCGTGCGAGCCGAGCGTGTCGGCGCGGCGCTGGAGCAGGACGTCCGGCCCCTGCGGGCCCTCGCCGAAGAGCATCAGGACGGACGCGGACCGGTAGCTCGCGTCCGGTGGCACGCTGAACCGGCTGAAGGCGGCCGCGTCGACGTCCCCGCTGATCTTGACGAGCGGTTGCAGCCAGGCGGGCACGGCCTCCGGGTCCACGAGAGGGCCGGTCATGGTGTCCCTTCCACCGCGGCGCGCACCTGCTCAGTGTTCAGGAAGACGCGTGGGTTCTCGATGAGCCGGACGTCTCCCCCCTTCGTGACCAGGTACGTCGCCGGAAGAGAGGGAGGGACCTTCAGTGCCGTCCGCGCGGGACCCGACTGACCGTCACCGTCGAACACCGACGGCAGCCGGATACCGAGCTCGGCCAGCAGCGCCAGCCCGTCGGCCCCGGAGCTCGCGACCTGGACGAGGAGCACGCGCGCGGCACCGGGCTGCGCGGCGTACTCCTGCAGCAACGGCAGTTCGGCGCGGCACGGCTGGCACCACGACGCCCACAGGTTGACCAGCACGGGACCGTCCGAAAGCACCCGGGCGAGGTCGACCCGGGAGCCGTCGCCGAGGCATTCGACATCGACCCCGCGCAGCGTCGCCACCTCGCCGGGGCCAGGCGGCGGACACGCGGCCAGCCCGGCCTTCGCGCGGGCGGCTGTCAGGTCGCCGGAGGTCTTCACCGGCCCCTGACTGTCACGGGTCGTGAGCAACGCGACGATCAGGGCCACCACCAGCACGGCGGCGCCGAGGGCCAGTTTGGTGACCCTGGTCACCGCCTGGCCGCCAGATCCAGGATGTGCTCGCGTTCTTCGCCCTTGACCAGCTTCGCGGCCTCTTCGAAGTCCGTCGGGCCGGTTCCGTACGAGGGGCACATCTTGGCCAGCGGACAGGCGCCACAGGCGGGTTTGCGGGAGTGGCAGACGCGGCGGCCGTGGAAGATCGTCCGGTGCGACAGGAGCGTCCACTCCTTGCGCGGGATCAGCTCGCCGACGGCGTGCTCGACCTTGACCGGGTCTTCCTCCTCGGTCCAGCCCCAGCGGCGGACCAGGCGGCCGAAGTGGGTGTCGACGGTGATCCCCGGCACTCCGAAGGCGTCGCCGAGCACGACGTTGGCCGTTTTGCGGCCGACACCGGGCAGCGTGACGAGGTCCTTCAGCTTGCCGGGCACTTCGCCGTCGTAGCGCTCCACCAGCGCGGCTCCGAGTCCCATCACCGAGTTCGCCTTGGCCCGGAAAAAGCCCGTCGACCGGAGGTATTCCTCGAGTTCGGCTCGATCGGCGCCGGCGTAGTCGGCGGCACTTCGATAGCGCGCGAAGAGCGCGGGGGTGACTTGATTCACGCGGACGTCGGTGGTCTGCGCCGACAGCACGACCGCGACCAGCAGTTCGAGCGGAGTGGTGAAGTCAAGCTCACAGTGGGC
Proteins encoded in this region:
- a CDS encoding tRNA(His) guanylyltransferase Thg1 family protein codes for the protein MTVESGGFEARQREREWFHGLTVPPGSWTVLRVDGRGFSKFTEARFEKPFDPRFGECMVETANALMAEFASPYVYAESDEISILLDPATDLFGRGVEKLVSISAGVASAAFTHAAGTPAHFDGRVWLGTTADDVVDYFSWRQADATRCALNGWCYWILRKAGKSASEAGAAIEGAGTAEKNELLFAQGVNFAEVPTWQRRGVGLYWETYERTGFDPVREIEVSATRRRVRVERELPMKAEYRAFLGELLQPIGSGSRRTV
- a CDS encoding ATP-binding protein; protein product: MAEVVILIGLQASGKTTFFRREFAGTHVHVSKDTFPNARRPQVRQLRMLTEALEGGRSVVVDNTNPSAEEWVPLIEVAKKYGAKVAGYWFPPDFVGSQERNARRQGKTRVPDVGLYATLKRLRRPGAEDGFDELYTVGFDGEGGFVVERG
- a CDS encoding VIT1/CCC1 transporter family protein, which translates into the protein MTDTVSTAHPHEPHEDLGGKLNWLRAGVLGANDGIVSVAGIVVGVAGATTDSTAIATAGIAGLVAGALSMAGGEYVSVSTQRDTERAQLRLEKRELKEMPEAEERELAGIYEAKGLSPELAAEVARELTEKDALQAHAEAELGIDPDNLTSPWQAAWASLVAFTVGALLPLLSILWTSTSARVWACASAVVVGLVLTGFLSAKLGDAHVGRAIARNVGVGALTMVVTYYVGVLFGTSVA
- a CDS encoding peptide MFS transporter; the encoded protein is MVSTSTEVQHDTRFFGHPRGLANLFGVEMWERFSYYGMLGILPIYLYYEVSQGGLALPKASALGIVGAYGGMVYLSAVIGAWVADRVLGSERTLFYSAILIMIGHISLAILPGLAGIAVGLFCVAVGSGGLKSNATAIVGTLYAKDDERRDGGFTIFYMGVNIGGFVGPLLTGLAQSELGFHIGFGLAAVGMALGLIQYTIGRKNLGEKASEIPNPLPASQRPLVFIGTAAGVAAIVLLIVFGVINPANLVDIVVWTVAVISVIYFVVIISSKKITSEERSRVYSFIPMFIASAAFFSLYQQQFTVVAAYTDERLNRTIFGWEMPVAWVNSINPVFIILFAPVIAAIWTKLGSRQPSSPVKFVLGTVTMGLAFLLFLPMVGSGKNASPLLALVGILFVFTMAELMLSPVGLSLSTKLAPEAFRTQMVALNFLSISLGTAMSGKLAEYYSVDDEAPYFSIVGGVAIVVGVALLVATPMIRKLMKGVH
- the nhaA gene encoding Na+/H+ antiporter NhaA; the protein is MSGPNRPAKAVVADFARYLRTETTGGLILLGATAIALLWANSPIDDVYRAIRDFRLGPEFLHLNLTIGDWAKDGLLALFFFVAGLELKRELVVGELSRFKQAILPVVAAIGGMIVPALVALAVGWGAPGIDRAWAIPVATDIAFALGVLAITASNLPSSARVFLLSLAVVDDLGAILVIAILFTAKFDLVAAGVAVAALALYAYLQHRRVRSAWIYVPLALITWVAVHSAGIHATIAGVALGLLTRVRSDSGEEHAPAIRLEHRLQPWSAAVAVPLFALFAAGITVNAESLGAVFTTALPLAVLVGLVGGKLVGIFGASLLAVKFKLAEKPRGMGWRDIGALSMLGGVGFTVSLLIADLALDGESVELAKTAVLIASAIASLSAAAMLVHRSRVHAREDL
- a CDS encoding phage holin family protein, with the translated sequence MTGVSSPKHERTGPDGVGAVPYLPLSSDDDVVASEQSLGKLVGDATQHVSTLIRAEVELAKSEVVAEAKKGLKGALFFLIALVIGLYSSFFFFFFLGELLSEWLQRWAAFAIVFGLMLVTTIAAGFLGYLKVKKIKAPERTINSFKDTAAAFKPKHDADDVPADRG
- a CDS encoding alpha/beta fold hydrolase; this translates as MQATPDPSIVRIDGPWTHRDVSANGIRLHVAELGDGPVVLLLHGFAEFWWTWHHQLTALADAGFRAVAVDLRGYGDSDKPPRGYDAWTLAGDVGGLIKSLGARKAHLVGHAWGGMLAWTVGALHPRLVSSVSVLGGAHPLALRRAVRRPGQLRASGHLFRFQVPMAPEKWLVKDDALAVEELFRSWSGPQWTDTPDFAETVRTFRQAMLVPGVPHSALEYYRWAFRAQFRGEGRRFSEALRGRYAARVLQLHGEDDRCVLPDTAAASRRWAPDARLERWPGIGHFPHLEAPERTSAALVDFLRILEA
- a CDS encoding J-domain-containing protein, with product MTERKPTGVSFESWVDRQVSAAQAKGDFDDLPGTGKPLPKTDGKDTALAWVVNKVRSEGHDVSALLPPSLAIAKELDDLPDTLARVRREARVREIVEELNERIRAEHRRPAGGPVLRARPLDVEETVASWREGRSSGS
- a CDS encoding MarP family serine protease translates to MNWVDVLVILLALLAGVSGAFQGVIIALPSLVGVVLGALAGIKIAPLVVELFEHPAAKVAFAVATVVFLVALGETLGVWVGRKLRQKINPDKLSGVDKTLGAVVQAAVVFVVAWLIATPLTAVSGVPGLAKSINSSVVLGGVNDVMPDAAQGFPSELRKLLDASGFPSIVDPFQKPNVQDTSPPDTALQASAIVKQVHGSVVKIRGNATSCSRALEGSGFVIAPQRVMTNAHVVAGTDEVAIEATSGKFAARVVYFDPEADVAVLAVPRLQAPVLPFTPKVARAGDNAIVLGYPLDGPYTASPARVRGRINLRGPDIYESNTVQRDVFTVRGQVRSGNSGGPMINPEGEVIGVVFGAAVEDPETGFTLTSEQVKPVVDTAPALSANTSTGPCAN
- a CDS encoding NUDIX hydrolase, with product MTGPLVDPEAVPAWLQPLVKISGDVDAAAFSRFSVPPDASYRSASVLMLFGEGPQGPDVLLQRRADTLGSHAGQVSFPGGGAESGDDGPVGTALREAEEETGVEPSGVLPVAVFPELFVPVSAFAVTPVLAYWRTPSPVHAVDPGETAAVARVPVAELTDPANRFQVRREGYDWKGPAFDVGGLFVWGFTAGLLAMTLSLGGWERDWDHGDVRDLDVALAEHQARVDGRQVPEKE
- a CDS encoding TlpA family protein disulfide reductase — encoded protein: MTRVTKLALGAAVLVVALIVALLTTRDSQGPVKTSGDLTAARAKAGLAACPPPGPGEVATLRGVDVECLGDGSRVDLARVLSDGPVLVNLWASWCQPCRAELPLLQEYAAQPGAARVLLVQVASSGADGLALLAELGIRLPSVFDGDGQSGPARTALKVPPSLPATYLVTKGGDVRLIENPRVFLNTEQVRAAVEGTP
- the nth gene encoding endonuclease III, which produces MKRCLDDEFPDAHCELDFTTPLELLVAVVLSAQTTDVRVNQVTPALFARYRSAADYAGADRAELEEYLRSTGFFRAKANSVMGLGAALVERYDGEVPGKLKDLVTLPGVGRKTANVVLGDAFGVPGITVDTHFGRLVRRWGWTEEEDPVKVEHAVGELIPRKEWTLLSHRTIFHGRRVCHSRKPACGACPLAKMCPSYGTGPTDFEEAAKLVKGEEREHILDLAARR